The genomic stretch GCAGATTTGTAACTCCATGTGAGACGCCCCGCAACCCCGTATGGCCGAAGCCACACGGTTTGGGCTGTTCCCCGTTCGCTCGCCGCTACTCAGGGAATCACTGTTGTTTTCTCTTCCTCAGGGTACTTAGATGTTTCAGTTCCCCTGGTCTACCTCTCAACACCTATGGATTCAGTGCTGAGTGACACCCCATTACGAGTGCCGGGTTTCCCCATTCGGATACCCTCGGATCAATGCCTGCTTACGGCTCCCCGAGGCATTTCGGTGTTTGCCCCGTCCTTCATCGGCTCCTGGCGCCAAGGCATCCTCCGTGCGCCCTTCGTAGCTTAACCTAAGTTATTGCATACGAAATGCTACATTTCTTCATGTCTTGACTCACAATTTCGCTATCCAGTTTTCAAGGAACACGTTTGGGAAAGAAAAACCCTTACGGGCTTGATCCCCCAAAACTAAACGAGTTGTCAGAGATGATGCGAGTTTGATAAAGCTTGTTTTATGGTCGTTAGACCGTAAATCCTTAGAAAGGAGGTGATCCAGCCGCACCTTCCGATACGGCTACCTTGTTACGACTTCACCCCAGTCATCGACCCCACCTTAGACGGCTGGCTCCTTGCGGTTACCTCACCGGCTTCGGGTGTTGCCAACTCCCATGGTGTGACGGGCGGTGTGTACAAGGCCCGGGAACGAATTCACCGCGGCATGCTGATCCGCGATTACTAGCAATTCCAGCTTCATGCAGGCGAGTTGCAGCCTGCAATCCGAACTGTGAGCGGCTTTTTGGGATTGGCTCCGCCTCGCGGCCTCGCAACCCTTTGTACCGCCCATTGTAGCACGTGTGTAGCCCAAGACATAAGGGGCATGATGATTTGACGTCATCCCCGCCTTCCTCCGGTTTGTCACCGGCAGTCAATTGTGAGTGCCCAACTGAATGATGGCAACACAATTTAGGGGTTGCGCTCGTTGCGGGACTTAACCCAACATCTCACGACACGAGCTGACGACAACCATGCACCACCTGTCACCGCTGCCCCGAAGGGAAGGTCTATCTCTAAACCGGTCAGCGGGATGTCAAGTCTTGGTAAGGTTCTTCGCGTTGCTTCGAATTAAACCACATGCTCCACTGCTTGTGCGGGCCCCCGTCAATTCCTTTGAGTTTCAGTCTTGCGACCGTACTCCCCAGGCGGAGTGCTTAATGCGTTAGCTTCGGCACTGAGGGTGGTACCCCCCAACACCTAGCACTCATCGTTTACGGCGTGGACTACCAGGGTATCTAATCCTGTTTGCTCCCCACGCTTTCGCGCCTCAGCGTCAGAAATCGGCCAGCAAGGCGCCTTCGCCACAGGTGTTCCTCCACATCTCTACGCATTTCACCGCTACACGTGGAATTCCCCTTGCCTCTCCGATCCTCAAGCCATCCCGTATCCAAGGCAGTCCCAAGGTTGAGCCTTGGGCTTTCACCCCGGACGCAGATGGCCGCCTGCGCGCGCTTTACGCCCAGTGATTCCGGACAACGCTTGCCCCCTACGTATTACCGCGGCTGCTGGCACGTAGTTAGCCGGGGCTTCCTCCTCTGTTACCGTCAGGGTGTGAGCATTCCCTTCTCACACTTGTTCTTCACAGAAGACAGAATTTTACAACCCGAAGGCCTTCATCATTCACGCGGCGTTGCTCCATCAGGCTTGCGCCCATTGTGGAAGATTCCCTACTGCTGCCTCCCGTAGGAGTCTGGGCCGTGTCTCAGTCCCAGTGTGGCCGATCACCCTCTCAGGTCGGCTACGCATCGTCGCCTTGGTGAGCCGTTACCTCACCAACTAGCTAATGCGCCGCGGGCTCATCCGACAGTGAAGCGAAAGCTTCTTTCTCGATCTCCTCATGCGAGGAAATCGCTTATCCGGTATTAGCACTCGTTTCCAAGCGTTATCCCAGTCTGTCGGGCAGATTGCCCACGTGTTACTCACCCGTCCGCCGCTAACCTTTGGGAGCAAGCTCCCTCCAGTCCGCTCGACTTGCATGTATTAGGCACGCCGCCAGCGTTCGTCCTGAGCCAGGATCAAACTCTCAATAAAAGTTGAAAAAGTTTGTATCTTGACTCGCATCAGATCTCTGTAACACTCGTTTAGTTTTCAAGGATCAATCGTGATACCAGCTCGTACCGAGCGGCAACGTTATCTAACTTAACACATGCAAACTCAAATGTCAACCACTACATCTCAATTTTCTTCAACCGCGTCTCTCGCGGCGACAAGAAACATCTTACCACGCCGGGCGCCACCCGACAATTTTCTCTGTCAAACAAACTGAAACAAAACAAGAGTACCGAACAAAAAAAAGCGCCGGGCATCTGCCCAGCGCTTTCTTTTCCTCACGAAATCATCTTACCCGCGCTTTTCGATCTGCCAACGCAGGAACCCGTCGATAAACGGGTCGAGTTCCCCGTCCATGACCGCGTTTACGTTGCCGATCTCCACGCTTGTGCGATGATCCTTCACCAGCGAATACGGATGGAACACATACGAACGAATCTGGCTGCCCCAAGCGATCTGACTTTGCTCACCGCGCAGTTCGGCCAACTCTTCCAGCTGCTTTTGACGCTCCAACTCGTACAGCTTGGCTGCCAGATACTTCATCGCAGAAGCACGGTTCTTTATCTGCGAGCGTTCCGACTGACAGGTCACGACCACACCCGTCGGGATGTGCGTGATCCGTACGGCCGAATCGGTAGTGTTGATGTGCTGACCGCCTGCGCCAGATGCCCGATACGTATCGATCTTCAGATCGACTTCCTTGATATCGACATCCACATCATCATCCAACTCCGGAATCACATCGACCGAAGAGAAAGAAGTATGTCGGCGCCCAGACGCATCGAACGGCGAGATGCGCACCAACCGATGCACACCCCGTTCCGCTTTTAGATACCCGTATGCGTTAAAGCCTTTGATCAAAAGTGTCACACTCTTGATCCCAGCTTCATCGCCTGGCAGATAGTCCAACGTTTCCACCTTAAACCCTTTGTCCTCTGCCCAACGTGTATACATCCGCATCATCATCAAAGCCCAGTCCTGCGACTCCGTGCCACCAGCTCCCGGATGCAATTCCAAAATGGCGTTGTTCTTGTCGTACGGCTCGCTGAGCAGAAGTTCGAGCT from Tumebacillus algifaecis encodes the following:
- the prfB gene encoding peptide chain release factor 2 (programmed frameshift), with the translated sequence MAAQTFGELRQELQNTAKRLADIGRSLDLPAKKQRIGELEEMMSAPAFWDDQEAAQKVISENNVLKSSVDRMEKFQGEYDDLEVMLDLAQEEKDEDLFLECDKGARKMKGELEKFELELLLSEPYDKNNAILELHPGAGGTESQDWALMMMRMYTRWAEDKGFKVETLDYLPGDEAGIKSVTLLIKGFNAYGYLKAERGVHRLVRISPFDASGRRHTSFSSVDVIPELDDDVDVDIKEVDLKIDTYRASGAGGQHINTTDSAVRITHIPTGVVVTCQSERSQIKNRASAMKYLAAKLYELERQKQLEELAELRGEQSQIAWGSQIRSYVFHPYSLVKDHRTSVEIGNVNAVMDGELDPFIDGFLRWQIEKRG